The genomic window CATATTGCCACTTTTTACATATGTGGCAATAGGTATCTCTAGCAACACCTAGTGTGTTGCAAAGTTACTATTGCAATACCCACGGTGGTTGTTTATACTATGGCTTGCAACACTGCATGGTGTTGCAACAACACTCTATTCTGTTGCAATAGGAAAAAcctattgcaacaccaaaatAAGCCGTTGTGCAAACTTTAGACCACGGTTATTGTGGCAATGCCTGCCAACGAATTTTTTGTGTTGCAATTTGTTCTATTGCAgccatttttggtatattgcaacatttttaggccgttgcatcaggggTAAAACCTTGTAGTGTTGCCATGTTTGCCGCCGTATAAGCGGCCTTTTTCTTGGGTTTTCTGCCGCCATATATTATAATCGTTTTTTCTTGGGTCGCTCCCATGTAATGGAATTACTTCATAAGTAACCCGTTTTTCCTAGTCGTGTCATGTCGTGCCAAGAAGAAGGCCCTGGCACCACCCTTATACCCCTTAGACGTGTCGTGCCAGCCAGCTAAGCCTGTTGACATCAGAGCCCTTCACATCCTGCAAGAACCATGTCACAACAAAAAAAAttggaaagaaaaaacaaaaatcaCAGATCCACTTCATGTCCATAGTCAATCACAAAGTTCACAACAAGGACACTACACAAATCTATCCAAatcagagagggagggagagggagagctcGGAGGAGGAGCTCGCCTCCACGCCAAGGAACTTGAAGGGGCTTGCTGTGGTGTGTTGGCCGCTCCTCTCATAGTAGCTGGGTCACAACAACTGAGGGAGCAAGCCTCGATGACGCGGCTGCGCCAGTGCATCGCCTACTCGTCTCAGGGAGCAGGTCTATAGTAGCTGAGGGACCAAGGTCGCCGCCAACGAGACTAGGAGGGCCAAAGGAGAGGAGGAGAAAGCTCGACACTCGGGAGACAGAAGAATAGGAAGAGGCAGCTGAGTCGAGAAATGATAAGGGCATTGTTATCGTTAGCGTTTGCTATAGAACGGGCCCTTAACGGGCAGGCCTATTAAACATGCCATGCTCGTGCCGACAGCCCAAGCACGACACTAGTCTATGGGCCGAGCCGGCATGGGCACGATGGTAAACGGGCCATGCCatgcttgggccaagccttagCAGGCCATCTCATGCCTCCTTTTAGGTTCAGCCCATTTGAACATCTATAGGGAGAAGTAGCGGAAGTgctagtttgtcaaattttacttggcaaatcttgtaatttgccaactcccaaaattatatgccaagtaaaaaaacaattcatctccaagagtttagtatttttgacttggtaaaataaaaaaacccgttaacaaaacgaagaggcccgctaagcaaacgaagagccccgctaagcgaacgaagagccccgctaagaaacgaagagccccggatgccaaGCCGTATACGCACGCGTATATTTGCGCGTGCGGAGGGAAGATTTgccaagttgctattgatgccaagttgttttgccaaactgttggaggctattttttcttgttttgctaaaattatatggatgccaatttgagatagcaaactcttggagatgctctaacagaTTGGGTGGTTGGATTGGGAACTGTTGGAGATGGTTTTTCTTCAATGTTCCTAAAAATACTGGATTGCGAGATTCttttgggaactcttggagatgctcttaaaaAAAATAGGAACAGGCAAGCAAGTTTATACTTTGCACGCTCATTTTTTCCAAGGGCTAAAAGATTGGGAGGTTGAATTGGGAATTATTGGAAATGGTTTTTCTTCAATCTTCCTAAAAATACTGGATTGGGAGATTAACTCTTGGAGATGCCCTAAGGCATGGAATTCAAAGCTAGCATCAAATTTTCTCATTAAGTGAGTTTGCTAGTGTGATATAAGAAATTATCTCATTAAGGGCACGCAAGGATTGAACAGCCTCAAGAAGTAAATGGAATTTAACACACTAATTCCTTTAACTTCAGTTTTTTGTATATATGATTGGCCACATGTTATAAATACACCATAAGAATGCTGAACATCTGAAGGAGTTTTGCTTTTGCATCTACAGTATTCACAAGACAAAGCCACGATACAAAATTGAAAGAAAAAAGTAGCAGCTGGAAAGCTACAGAGGCCTGCACATCGACCAAAGTGCCAAAAGCAATCGAGAGAATGGCAGATAAATAAGAATCAATGGCATCCTCAGGTTCTAAGCCCTCTGTTCCTTGAACTGTGAATCAATGGCAGCCTCACGTGCCTGCACAATTGACCACCAAGGAGCTGCCTTCTCCCCTTTCTCTTCTGATAAATGGAGAGACTGGCAGATAAATAAGGATCAATTCTCAGCCCTTTGTTCTTAGTATTGTGATGCTTCCTTTCCCCCCTTCTGTTCTGATTCTTGTCTTGCCAATCACTGGCTTGCCAGAGAACGCTGAAGTTCCAAGGATCTCCGGGGCCTTCTTAGGAGGAGCATGGATACGCTGATTTATATCCTGTAAGGTAACATCACCTTCCTCCCAAGATGGTTTGATGAGAGTAAAAGGATATGCTACTGAGGTAGTTAAGTTTTCCTTCACCTTAACTAGTGATGAGCTTGGTCCTAGTAGTAAGGCAAAAGAGGCCACATGATTAGCACCGATGAAACTGGAAGTTCAAGTGTGTTCCAAGTAATAATATACGGTCAACATGAAATACCTTTGGAGACTTTGAGTGTAGAAAGCTTCCTAGTTTCCTGCATTATGAAACTTTCTGTCATTGGTGCAATCTCACTTGTTCCTGTAGGTATATAGAAATAATAGGTAAGTTGTTGACCCCAATACAAAACCCTGGTGCTAGGAAGGCACTTAAACATCATGGTTGCTGGTTATAATAGTACATTGCGGCAACTGCAAATAGACCACAACTGTGAAGGAAAATAGGAAACTAAAATGCTCTTCTCAGATATCTGGTGAGAGCTTAAGAACAAATATTAATGGAAATGTTGGAAGCTGAGTTGCAAAATTAAATGAAAAATTGACTATTAAATGGTATAGAAAAAGCGATTTGCACTGACCTGAAATACCAGCTTGATCATTTATACATGCAATGCTCTCCTGGCTACAAGGCCTACAGCAAGTAGGAGATGAATATACCACAGCTAACATATAAATGAGCCAAATAAAGTGGTTTCAGTGGAACCAGAGAGGGACAAACGTTTGATCAGGCTCGAGGTACACAGGATTTCCATAAGAGCAATGTTCCAAAAGATTATCTTCTTGCTGGTAGGGTGCTTCATCTGACAAGGAATTTATTGTATCTCATGTAAAATTTTCAATTAGCAAAAAGTAGAGGCACTATTTAAGCATATATAATGAAAAATACAAACCTAAATTATTTGAAGTGTGGTGCATATCACAATTTAAGCTCTGTGGTTTATCAGTGCAGAGCAATGAAATTTCTGCAACCTGAAACATGGAAAACAGAACATGCATAACTATGATATGCAAAGATTAGCAGAAGAGGGATTTGAAACATAGCTAGGAGCTGGTGAACAACCTCAGGTGTACTGAAAGGTGAACCGGTGTCATGAGTCCCAACTTCTGACTGACTAGACTCTGAAGGGTACTCCAATGTGCGCCGCCGCTTTGATTCCCGAGATTCCTCCAGGTCCAAGGTCTCCTTGCATGTGATATCTACACAAGTAACGGACGTTTTAAGCTATGCATTCAAGAGTGGTAGCAATGGTAATTGGCCGAACAAAAAGCTTTGTACCACCAAGGTCAGCGAAGAAATCGCGGCAGTCTCTCAATGGGGTTTGATTTCCAAGCAATCCCAACAGCTCATCGTCATCTTGATTGAGGCAATCCCACACGAATTTGGTAGCATCTGCTGTAAAAAAATGAGACATAATGAGAAAGCAAGTCCAAACAGGTACTTTAAAGATTGTTTGTGACATAGATGGAGGTTATGGATGTGAATGAAAGTACCATAACTTGAACCGTTAGGTTCACAATGCTCTGCTGTCCAATCCCAGAGACTGCGGAAAGCGTTACAAGAGTTCAGGAAAGTGCTACAAGCGTTATAACTATAAtaaattgccaaaaaaaaaaagtagtgCACCAGAATAGCAAGTCAATTTACAAGCATTCAGTTCAGGAAAGAGGTATAAGTTCAATCACACCCACTTAAGACAAGCCATGATTCATGAGCTACTTTTGTAGGTTGTACGCAGATTTTGATCTGATTCTACTTCGTTATGTACGAACAATCAAAGGCCCTGAAGCACATACAAGCTATACACTAAATTAATTCCTGCCAATCAGACATTATAACGAAGAGGATACACACGCCCCATTCCAGCCCCTGTGAACCCATATCGTCCCCCATCCAAGCTTTGGCTCAACTGAGCCAGGGTACAAGTTGAATCAGGTAAACCTAAGACGGGTCATGAAGCTACTCTTGTAGGTAGTAGACAGATTTTCATCAGATTTTAATTTTAGTTGGACATGTAAGGTCAATTATCCACTGAAACAAATAAATTAAGGGCTAGCAAGACAACAACTTTATTACCAGCGGTCAGGCACTACAACGAACAGCATACACACGCCCATtccagcaccagccagtccaatATCCTCCCCAGCCAAGCTATAGCGGCGGCGTCAGCCTAATCTCCGATTTGGATACAAACAAATCGGCAGCCCATAGGGCGCATCATCGCAAAGGACCATCCGAACCAGCGGATCGAATCCGATTCAACATGGAACCAGCACCCAGGACCGAGGACCAAGGACCGGCGGATGGATCATCCCAATCCGCCAACACCGGCACACCAGATCGCTGCCTCGGTAGGATTTCTCTACTGTTAGATCGCCGACGTGAACCAACAGCCACCGGAATCCCCCGTCGGCGGCGCGGATCTCAGCTCGCCGGCACGGCCGAGCGAGGTCTCATATCATCCGACGACGGCGGCGCATTGGTCCCAAACCAAAA from Miscanthus floridulus cultivar M001 chromosome 11, ASM1932011v1, whole genome shotgun sequence includes these protein-coding regions:
- the LOC136493137 gene encoding protein XRI1-like isoform X1, which encodes MDPSNHGGATAGGSADGHGQILWDWTAEHCEPNGSSYADATKFVWDCLNQDDDELLGLLGNQTPLRDCRDFFADLGDITCKETLDLEESRESKRRRTLEYPSESSQSEVGTHDTGSPFSTPEVAEISLLCTDKPQSLNCDMHHTSNNLDTINSLSDEAPYQQEDNLLEHCSYGNPVYLEPDQTPCSQESIACINDQAGISGTSEIAPMTESFIMQETRKLSTLKVSKGPSSSLVKVKENLTTSVAYPFTLIKPSWEEGDVTLQDINQRIHAPPKKAPEILGTSAFSGKPVIGKTRIRTEGGKGSITILRTKG
- the LOC136493137 gene encoding protein XRI1-like isoform X6, whose amino-acid sequence is MGVCMLFVVVPDRCLWDWTAEHCEPNGSSYDATKFVWDCLNQDDDELLGLLGNQTPLRDCRDFFADLGDITCKETLDLEESRESKRRRTLEYPSESSQSEVGTHDTGSPFSTPEVAEISLLCTDKPQSLNCDMHHTSNNLDTINSLSDEAPYQQEDNLLEHCSYGNPVYLEPDQTPCSQESIACINDQAGISGTSEIAPMTESFIMQETRKLSTLKVSKGPSSSLVKVKENLTTSVAYPFTLIKPSWEEGDVTLQDINQRIHAPPKKAPEILGTSAFSGKPVIGKTRIRTEGGKGSITILRTKG
- the LOC136493137 gene encoding protein XRI1-like isoform X4; translated protein: MGVCMLFVVVPDRCLWDWTAEHCEPNGSSYADATKFVWDCLNQDDDELLGLLGNQTPLRDCRDFFADLGDITCKETLDLEESRESKRRRTLEYPSESSQSEVGTHDTGSPFSTPEVAEISLLCTDKPQSLNCDMHHTSNNLDTINSLSDEAPYQQEDNLLEHCSYGNPVYLEPDQTPCSQESIACINDQAGISGTSEIAPMTESFIMQETRKLSTLKVSKGPSSSLVKVKENLTTSVAYPFTLIKPSWEEGDVTLQDINQRIHAPPKKAPEILGTSAFSGKPVIGKTRIRTEGGKGSITILRTKG
- the LOC136493137 gene encoding protein XRI1-like isoform X3, whose amino-acid sequence is MDPSNHGGATAGGSADGHGQILWDWTAEHCEPNGSSYADATKFVWDCLNQDDDELLGLLGNQTPLRDCRDFFADLGDITCKETLDLEESRESKRRRTLEYPSESSQSEVGTHDTGSPFSTPEVAEISLLCTDKPQSLNCDMHHTSNNLDEAPYQQEDNLLEHCSYGNPVYLEPDQTPCSQESIACINDQAGISGTSEIAPMTESFIMQETRKLSTLKVSKGPSSSLVKVKENLTTSVAYPFTLIKPSWEEGDVTLQDINQRIHAPPKKAPEILGTSAFSGKPVIGKTRIRTEGGKGSITILRTKG
- the LOC136493137 gene encoding protein XRI1-like isoform X5, with amino-acid sequence MDPSNHGGATAGGSADGHGQILWDWTAEHCEPNGSSYDATKFVWDCLNQDDDELLGLLGNQTPLRDCRDFFADLGDITCKETLDLEESRESKRRRTLEYPSESSQSEVGTHDTGSPFSTPEVAEISLLCTDKPQSLNCDMHHTSNNLDEAPYQQEDNLLEHCSYGNPVYLEPDQTPCSQESIACINDQAGISGTSEIAPMTESFIMQETRKLSTLKVSKGPSSSLVKVKENLTTSVAYPFTLIKPSWEEGDVTLQDINQRIHAPPKKAPEILGTSAFSGKPVIGKTRIRTEGGKGSITILRTKG
- the LOC136493137 gene encoding protein XRI1-like isoform X2 yields the protein MDPSNHGGATAGGSADGHGQILWDWTAEHCEPNGSSYDATKFVWDCLNQDDDELLGLLGNQTPLRDCRDFFADLGDITCKETLDLEESRESKRRRTLEYPSESSQSEVGTHDTGSPFSTPEVAEISLLCTDKPQSLNCDMHHTSNNLDTINSLSDEAPYQQEDNLLEHCSYGNPVYLEPDQTPCSQESIACINDQAGISGTSEIAPMTESFIMQETRKLSTLKVSKGPSSSLVKVKENLTTSVAYPFTLIKPSWEEGDVTLQDINQRIHAPPKKAPEILGTSAFSGKPVIGKTRIRTEGGKGSITILRTKG